A genomic segment from Equus asinus isolate D_3611 breed Donkey chromosome 23, EquAss-T2T_v2, whole genome shotgun sequence encodes:
- the PABIR1 gene encoding PPP2R1A-PPP2R2A-interacting phosphatase regulator 1 produces the protein MRRGPSPLTDSRWRRQQRRPWTAGNGSSRSLTEHCPRLPASDMAQEKMELDLELPPGTGGSPAEGGGNSGGGGLRRSNSAPLIHGLSDTSPVFQAEAPSARRNSTTFPNRHGLLLPASPVRMHSSRLHQIKQEEGMDLINRETVHEREVQNAMQISHSWEESFSLSDNDVEKSASPKRIDFIPVSPAPSPTRGIGKQCFSPSLQSFVSSNGLPPSPIPSPTTRFSTRRSQSPINCIRPSVLGPLKRKCEMETEYQPKRFFQGITTMLSSDVAQLSDPGVCVSSDTLDGNSSSAGSSCNSPAKVSTTTDSPVSPAQAASPFIPVDELSSK, from the coding sequence ATGCGCAGAGGGCCGAGTCCGCTGACAGATTCCCggtggcggcggcagcagcggcggcCCTGGACTGCGGGGAATGGGAGTTCTAGGTCTCTGACTGAGCACTGCCCCCGCCTCCCTGCCTCCGACATGGCTCAGGAGAAGATGGAGCTAGACCTGGAGCTGCCTCCGGGGACGGGTGGGAGCCCGGCGGAGGGCGGCGGCAATAGCGGCGGCGGGGGCCTCAGGAGGTCTAACAGCGCCCCCCTGATCCACGGCCTCAGTGACACTTCGCCGGTGTTCCAGGCCGAGGCGCCGAGCGCCAGGCGGAACAGCACGACGTTCCCGAACCGCCACGGCCTGCTGCTACCGGCCTCCCCCGTCCGCATGCACAGCAGCCGCTTGCACCAGATCAAACAGGAGGAGGGCATGGACTTGATCAACCGAGAGACGGTCCACGAGCGCGAGGTGCAGAACGCAATGCAGATAAGCCACTCCTGGGAGGAAAGTTTCAGCCTGAGTGACAACGATGTGGAGAAATCCGCTTCCCCGAAGCGCATCGATTTCATTCCGGTGTCACCAGCGCCGTCACCCACCCGGGGAATTGGGAAGCAGTGTTTTTCACCATCCTTGCAAAGTTTTGTGAGTAGCAATGGATTGCCTCCAAGTCCTATTCCCAGCCCAACGACCCGATTTTCTACCCGGAGAAGCCAGAGTCCCATTAATTGCATTAGACCAAGTGTTCTTGGAccattgaaaagaaaatgtgaaatggaAACTGAGTATCAGCCAAAGAGATTTTTCCAGGGAATTACCACCATGCTTTCTTCTGACGTTGCACAGCTGTCAgatcctggtgtgtgtgtgtcttcagaTACCCTTGATGGAAACAGCAGCAGTGCCGGATCTTCTTGTAACTCACCAGCGAAAGTCAGCACTACCACCGACTCTCCTGTGTCGCCTGCCCAAGCGGCCTCTCCGTTTATTCCCGTAGATGAACTTTCATCTAAGTGA